One window from the genome of Labeo rohita strain BAU-BD-2019 chromosome 10, IGBB_LRoh.1.0, whole genome shotgun sequence encodes:
- the LOC127171768 gene encoding olfactory receptor 24-like, with translation MQNANNSIVQPAGFYIVALSSMSYSNIYVMFLTVLYVITVICNVFLITIIFYDHRLHVPKFMAVGNLAVVDLVLSTSLVPGMIKTYIVLDNFVPFKLCIVQMYTYYTFLSLESLCLCILSYDRFIAICFPLRQESINTNTRMAYIIGAVWFFVCTVVLYSTSVSTLTFCGSLKVNSYFCDYAPVLRLACSDVTSQWNFATALTVLFNAVPLTFILLTYVGILTAVFKMKNNQSRYKALATCTEHLIIVALFFIPIFIIFNLGFFGIIINSNVRTVCLSLSSLLTPCVNPILYSLKTKEIQKRIYSLLTQRLSVHPVKNLH, from the coding sequence ATGCAAAACGCCAACAACTCCATTGTTCAGCCTGCAGGATTTTACATTGTTGCACTGAGTTCAATGTCTTACAGTAATATCTATGTCATGTTCCTCACAGTGCTTTATGTGATCACAGTCATATGCAATGTGTTTCTGATCACCATTATTTTCTATGATCACCGTCTGCATGTCCCAAAGTTCATGGCTGTTGGTAATCTAGCTGTGGTTGATCTTGTTCTCAGCACCTCTCTTGTGCCGGGCATgataaagacttacattgttctAGACAATTTTGTGCCATTCAAACTGTGCATTGTACAAATGTACACTTACTATACTTTTTTATCCCTAGAATCACTTTGCTTATGTATTCTCTCTTATGACAGGTTCATTGCGATCTGTTTCCCTTTAAGACAGGAGTctataaacacaaacaccagAATGGCTTATATAATTGGTGCAGTTTGGTTCTTTGTTTGTACTGTGGTACTCTACAGCACATCCGTCTCAACCCTGACATTTTGTGGCTCTCTCAAGGTCAACAGCTATTTTTGTGATTATGCTCCTGTTTTAAGACTTGCTTGTAGCGATGTGACATCCCAGTGGAATTTTGCCACTGCTTTGACTGTACTCTTTAATGCTGTAcctttaacttttattttgttgaccTATGTGGGTATACTGACTGCTgtattcaaaatgaaaaataatcagAGTCGTTATAAGGCGCTGGCCACGTGCACAGAACACCTCATAATAGTGGCTCTATTCTTCATTCCAATTTTTATTATCTTCAATCTTGGATTTTTTGGAATTATTATAAACTCAAATGTAAGAACAGTGTGCTTGTCTTTGTCGTCCCTCCTCACACCCTGTGTGAATCCCATCCTCTACTCACTGAAAACTAAAGAGATTCAAAAAAGGATTTACTCTTTGTTAACCCAGAGACTGTCTGTTCATCCTGTGAAAAATTTGCATTAA
- the LOC127171773 gene encoding olfactory receptor 10A4-like: MKNTSNSFIQPAGFYIVALSSMSYSNIYVMFLTVLYVITIMCNVFMIAIIFYDHRLHVPKFMAVGNLALVDIVLSTSLVPGMIKTYIVLDNFVPFKLCLVQMYTYYTFLSLEPFSLCILSYDRFIAICFPLRQESINTNSRMVYIIGAVWLFCIVIVFYAVASMPALSFCGSLEVHSYFCDYAPVLVLACSDTTPQWKYATTLTILFTAGPLIFIFLTYMGILSAVFRMKNIQSRYKSLATCTEHLIIVALFFIPIVTIFCLTFFGIIWNPNVGLVSLSLSSLLTPCVNPILYSLKTKEIRSRIYSLLTQRLSVHPVKNLH, translated from the coding sequence ATGAAGAACACCAGCAACTCCTTCATTCAGCCTGCAGGATTTTACATTGTTGCATTGAGTTCAATGTCTTACAGTAATATCTATGTCATGTTCCTCACGGTGCTTTATGTGATCACAATCATGTGCAATGTCTTTATGATCGCCATTATTTTCTATGACCACCGTCTGCATGTCCCAAAATTCATGGCCGTTGGTAATCTGGCTTTGGTTGATATTGTTCTCAGCACCTCTCTTGTGCCGGGCATgataaagacttacattgttctAGATAATTTTGTTCCGTTCAAACTATGCCTTGTGCAAATGTACACTTACTATACTTTTTTATCCCTTGAACCTTTTTCCTTATGTATTCTCTCTTATGACAGGTTCATTGCAATCTGTTTTCCTTTAAGACAGGAGTCtataaacacaaacagcagAATGGTTTATATAATCGGTGCAGTTTGgttattttgtattgttataGTTTTCTATGCTGTTGCATCCATGCCAGCCCTGTCTTTTTGTGGCTCTCTTGAGGTCCACAGCTATTTTTGCGATTATGCACCTGTTTTAGTACTTGCTTGTAGCGATACAACACCCCAGTGGAAATATGCCACTACTTTAACTATACTCTTTACTGCTGGacctttgatttttattttcttgacaTACATGGGTATACTGAGCGCTGTATTCAGAATGAAAAATATTCAGAGCCGTTATAAGTCACTGGCCACGTGCACAGAACACCTCATAATAGTGGCCCTGTTCTTCATTCCTATTGTAACCAtcttttgtttaacattttttggaaTTATTTGGAACCCAAACGTAGGTCTGGTGAGCTTGTCTTTGTCGTCCCTCCTCACACCCTGTGTGAATCCCATCCTCTACTCACTGAAAACTAAAGAGATCCGAAGCAGGATTTATTCTTTGTTAACCCAGAGACTGTCTGTTCATCCTGTGAAAAATTTGCATTAA